A single Nomascus leucogenys isolate Asia chromosome 14, Asia_NLE_v1, whole genome shotgun sequence DNA region contains:
- the MAP2K6 gene encoding dual specificity mitogen-activated protein kinase kinase 6 isoform X1, which translates to MSQSKGKKRNPGLKIPKEAFEQPQTSSTPPRDLDSKACISIGNQNFEVKADDLEPIMELGRGAYGVVEKMRHVPSGQIMAVKRIRATVNSQEQKRLLMDLDISMRTVDCPFTVTFYGALFREGDVWICMELMDTSLDKFYKQVIDKGQTIPEDILGKIAVSIVKALEHLHSKLSVIHRDVKPSNVLINALGQVKMCDFGISGYLVDSVAKTIDAGCKPYMAPERINPELNQKGYSVKSDIWSLGITMIELAILRFPYDSWGTPFQQLKQVVEEPSPQLPADKFSAEFVDFTSQCLKKNSKERPTYPELMQHPFFTLHESKGTDVASFVKLILGD; encoded by the exons ACCACCTCGAGATTTAGACTCCAAGGCTTGCATTTCTATTGGAAATCAG AACTTTGAGGTGAAGGCAGATGACCTGGAGCCTATAATGGAACTGGGACGAGGTGCGTACGGGGTGGTGGAGAAGATGCGGCACGTGCCCAGCGGGCAGATCATGGCAGTGAAG CGGATCCGAGCCACAGTAAATAGCCAGGAACAGAAACGGCTACTGATGGATTTGGATATTTCCATGAGGACGGTGGACTGTCCATTCACCGTCACTTTTTATGGCGCACTGTTTCGGGAG GGTGATGTGTGGATCTGCATGGAGCTCATGGATACATCACTAGATAAATTCTACAAACAAGTTATTGATAAAGGCCAGACAATTCCAGAGGACATCTTAGGGAAAATAGCAGTTTCT ATTGTAAAAGCATTAGAACATTTACACAGTAAGCTGTCTGTCATTCACAGAG ACGTCAAGCCTTCTAATGTACTCATTAATGCCCTCGGTCAAGTGAAGATGTGTGATTTTGGAATCAGTGGCTACTTGGTGGACTCTGTTGCTAAAACAATTGATGCAGGTTGCAAACCATACATGGCC CCTGAAAGAATAAACCCAGAGCTCAACCAGAAGGGATACAGTGTGAAGTCTGACATTTGGAGTCTGGGCATCACGATG ATTGAGTTGGCCATCCTTCGATTTCCCTATGATTCATGGGGAACTCCATTTCAGCAGCTCAAACAGGTGGTAGAGGAGCCATCACCACAACTCCCAGCAGACAAGTTCTCTGCAGAGTTTGTTGACTTTACCTCACAGTG cttaaAGAAGAATTCCAAAGAACGGCCTACATACCCAGAGCTAATG caaCATCCATTTTTCACCCTACATGAATCCAAAGGAACAGATGTGGCATCTTTTGTAAAACTGATTCTTGGAGACTAA
- the MAP2K6 gene encoding dual specificity mitogen-activated protein kinase kinase 6 isoform X4 gives MELGRGAYGVVEKMRHVPSGQIMAVKRIRATVNSQEQKRLLMDLDISMRTVDCPFTVTFYGALFREGDVWICMELMDTSLDKFYKQVIDKGQTIPEDILGKIAVSIVKALEHLHSKLSVIHRDVKPSNVLINALGQVKMCDFGISGYLVDSVAKTIDAGCKPYMAPERINPELNQKGYSVKSDIWSLGITMIELAILRFPYDSWGTPFQQLKQVVEEPSPQLPADKFSAEFVDFTSQCLKKNSKERPTYPELMQHPFFTLHESKGTDVASFVKLILGD, from the exons ATGGAACTGGGACGAGGTGCGTACGGGGTGGTGGAGAAGATGCGGCACGTGCCCAGCGGGCAGATCATGGCAGTGAAG CGGATCCGAGCCACAGTAAATAGCCAGGAACAGAAACGGCTACTGATGGATTTGGATATTTCCATGAGGACGGTGGACTGTCCATTCACCGTCACTTTTTATGGCGCACTGTTTCGGGAG GGTGATGTGTGGATCTGCATGGAGCTCATGGATACATCACTAGATAAATTCTACAAACAAGTTATTGATAAAGGCCAGACAATTCCAGAGGACATCTTAGGGAAAATAGCAGTTTCT ATTGTAAAAGCATTAGAACATTTACACAGTAAGCTGTCTGTCATTCACAGAG ACGTCAAGCCTTCTAATGTACTCATTAATGCCCTCGGTCAAGTGAAGATGTGTGATTTTGGAATCAGTGGCTACTTGGTGGACTCTGTTGCTAAAACAATTGATGCAGGTTGCAAACCATACATGGCC CCTGAAAGAATAAACCCAGAGCTCAACCAGAAGGGATACAGTGTGAAGTCTGACATTTGGAGTCTGGGCATCACGATG ATTGAGTTGGCCATCCTTCGATTTCCCTATGATTCATGGGGAACTCCATTTCAGCAGCTCAAACAGGTGGTAGAGGAGCCATCACCACAACTCCCAGCAGACAAGTTCTCTGCAGAGTTTGTTGACTTTACCTCACAGTG cttaaAGAAGAATTCCAAAGAACGGCCTACATACCCAGAGCTAATG caaCATCCATTTTTCACCCTACATGAATCCAAAGGAACAGATGTGGCATCTTTTGTAAAACTGATTCTTGGAGACTAA
- the MAP2K6 gene encoding dual specificity mitogen-activated protein kinase kinase 6 isoform X3, giving the protein MSQSKGKKRNPGLKIPKEAFEQPQTSSTPPRDLDSKACISIGNQNFEVKADDLEPIMELGRGAYGVVEKMRHVPSGQIMAVKRIRATVNSQEQKRLLMDLDISMRTVDCPFTVTFYGALFREIVKALEHLHSKLSVIHRDVKPSNVLINALGQVKMCDFGISGYLVDSVAKTIDAGCKPYMAPERINPELNQKGYSVKSDIWSLGITMIELAILRFPYDSWGTPFQQLKQVVEEPSPQLPADKFSAEFVDFTSQCLKKNSKERPTYPELMQHPFFTLHESKGTDVASFVKLILGD; this is encoded by the exons ACCACCTCGAGATTTAGACTCCAAGGCTTGCATTTCTATTGGAAATCAG AACTTTGAGGTGAAGGCAGATGACCTGGAGCCTATAATGGAACTGGGACGAGGTGCGTACGGGGTGGTGGAGAAGATGCGGCACGTGCCCAGCGGGCAGATCATGGCAGTGAAG CGGATCCGAGCCACAGTAAATAGCCAGGAACAGAAACGGCTACTGATGGATTTGGATATTTCCATGAGGACGGTGGACTGTCCATTCACCGTCACTTTTTATGGCGCACTGTTTCGGGAG ATTGTAAAAGCATTAGAACATTTACACAGTAAGCTGTCTGTCATTCACAGAG ACGTCAAGCCTTCTAATGTACTCATTAATGCCCTCGGTCAAGTGAAGATGTGTGATTTTGGAATCAGTGGCTACTTGGTGGACTCTGTTGCTAAAACAATTGATGCAGGTTGCAAACCATACATGGCC CCTGAAAGAATAAACCCAGAGCTCAACCAGAAGGGATACAGTGTGAAGTCTGACATTTGGAGTCTGGGCATCACGATG ATTGAGTTGGCCATCCTTCGATTTCCCTATGATTCATGGGGAACTCCATTTCAGCAGCTCAAACAGGTGGTAGAGGAGCCATCACCACAACTCCCAGCAGACAAGTTCTCTGCAGAGTTTGTTGACTTTACCTCACAGTG cttaaAGAAGAATTCCAAAGAACGGCCTACATACCCAGAGCTAATG caaCATCCATTTTTCACCCTACATGAATCCAAAGGAACAGATGTGGCATCTTTTGTAAAACTGATTCTTGGAGACTAA
- the MAP2K6 gene encoding dual specificity mitogen-activated protein kinase kinase 6 isoform X2 gives MSQSKGKKRNPGLKIPKEAFEQPQTSSTPPRDLDSKACISIGNQNFEVKADDLEPIMELGRGAYGVVEKMRHVPSGQIMAVKRIRATVNSQEQKRLLMDLDISMRTVDCPFTVTFYGALFREGDVWICMELMDTSLDKFYKQVIDKGQTIPEDILGKIAVSIVKALEHLHSKLSVIHRDVKPSNVLINALGQVKMCDFGISGYLVDSVAKTIDAGCKPYMAPERINPELNQKGYSVKSDIWSLGITMIELAILRFPYDSWGTPFQQLKQVVEEPSPQLPADKFSAEFVDFTSQWVCVQVSNAPGITLLLLCFFLGKLALELRKKHLLPGVEG, from the exons ACCACCTCGAGATTTAGACTCCAAGGCTTGCATTTCTATTGGAAATCAG AACTTTGAGGTGAAGGCAGATGACCTGGAGCCTATAATGGAACTGGGACGAGGTGCGTACGGGGTGGTGGAGAAGATGCGGCACGTGCCCAGCGGGCAGATCATGGCAGTGAAG CGGATCCGAGCCACAGTAAATAGCCAGGAACAGAAACGGCTACTGATGGATTTGGATATTTCCATGAGGACGGTGGACTGTCCATTCACCGTCACTTTTTATGGCGCACTGTTTCGGGAG GGTGATGTGTGGATCTGCATGGAGCTCATGGATACATCACTAGATAAATTCTACAAACAAGTTATTGATAAAGGCCAGACAATTCCAGAGGACATCTTAGGGAAAATAGCAGTTTCT ATTGTAAAAGCATTAGAACATTTACACAGTAAGCTGTCTGTCATTCACAGAG ACGTCAAGCCTTCTAATGTACTCATTAATGCCCTCGGTCAAGTGAAGATGTGTGATTTTGGAATCAGTGGCTACTTGGTGGACTCTGTTGCTAAAACAATTGATGCAGGTTGCAAACCATACATGGCC CCTGAAAGAATAAACCCAGAGCTCAACCAGAAGGGATACAGTGTGAAGTCTGACATTTGGAGTCTGGGCATCACGATG ATTGAGTTGGCCATCCTTCGATTTCCCTATGATTCATGGGGAACTCCATTTCAGCAGCTCAAACAGGTGGTAGAGGAGCCATCACCACAACTCCCAGCAGACAAGTTCTCTGCAGAGTTTGTTGACTTTACCTCACAGTG GGTCTGTGTGCAAGTCAGCAACGCTCCTGGGATCACATTGCTGCTTCTGTGTTTCTTTCTAGGTAAACTAGCTCTTGAACTTAGAAAGAAACACTTGCTTCCTGGGGTTGAGGGTTGA